The following proteins are encoded in a genomic region of Sulfurovum indicum:
- the rnhA gene encoding ribonuclease HI, whose translation MQKQVRKQITLYSDGSSLGNPGPGGYGGILEYNGHRKEYCGGEAHTTNNRMELRGVIEGLKLLKEPCDVEVISDSSYVVKAINEWLDTWVKKDFKKVKNIDLWKEYLEVAAPHNVHGTWVRGHNGHPENERCDALAKEEAERFQNR comes from the coding sequence TTGCAAAAGCAAGTACGCAAACAGATTACTCTCTACTCTGACGGTTCAAGTCTGGGCAACCCCGGTCCCGGAGGCTATGGAGGTATCCTGGAGTACAATGGGCACAGAAAAGAGTATTGTGGCGGGGAAGCACACACTACCAACAACCGTATGGAGCTGAGGGGAGTAATCGAGGGATTGAAGCTGCTCAAAGAGCCCTGCGATGTGGAAGTGATCTCTGACAGCTCCTATGTGGTCAAAGCGATCAACGAGTGGCTGGATACCTGGGTAAAAAAAGATTTCAAAAAGGTCAAAAATATTGATCTCTGGAAAGAGTATCTGGAGGTTGCTGCACCGCACAATGTCCACGGTACCTGGGTACGCGGACATAACGGTCATCCGGAGAACGAACGCTGTGACGCTCTTGCAAAGGAAGAGGCAGAGCGTTTTCAAAATAGATAA
- the dnaG gene encoding DNA primase, which produces MIDNASIESLKNSIDIVDVIGNYVELKKAGANYKANCPFHGEKTPSFVVSPSKQIYHCFGCGVGGDAIKFVMELEKLAYPEAIEKLASMFNFSLNYTKGSSDYSDAKRLLEAIQRWYVKNLEQNKTAKSYLHDRGVSQNSIERFGIGYVPDGRSVMRFLDSASLPRPQAAEAGIIAQGEDGGYYARLVERITFPIFSPNGAAVGFGGRTITNHPAKYINSPQTKLFNKSRLLYGYNLAKESIYKNKKLIVCEGYLDVVMFHQAGFTEAVATLGTALTQEHLPLLRKGEPKIILAYDGDKAGVSAALKAAQMLAYAGFDGGVVLFPDGQDPADLIAKGESETVAKLLREAKSIIPFVLEKIAESYDLYDPRAKETAYGAMKQFLSGLSQIIKDAYIPMAATLIGVAPAMFGTQTQPNRARESFSQPKNDVAKLSILKTLLEKPELIDFVLDVIDIKMFGTYASLFASVVNGEKEHPQLMGLSVDESIKTMTEKELERALIQFLKTYYEEKLKRIPKDTTMPSSQKVYWIRKIKTDIIPRLKRGELVASVTNI; this is translated from the coding sequence ATGATAGATAACGCGTCCATTGAATCACTTAAAAATAGTATCGATATTGTTGATGTGATCGGAAATTATGTTGAGCTGAAAAAGGCGGGAGCCAACTATAAGGCAAACTGTCCGTTCCATGGGGAGAAGACGCCTTCTTTTGTTGTCAGTCCTTCCAAACAGATCTACCACTGTTTCGGATGTGGTGTCGGAGGGGATGCTATCAAGTTCGTTATGGAGCTGGAAAAACTTGCCTATCCTGAAGCGATCGAGAAACTGGCATCAATGTTCAACTTCTCGCTAAACTATACCAAAGGCAGTTCTGACTACTCGGATGCCAAACGGCTGCTTGAGGCGATCCAGCGCTGGTATGTAAAGAATCTTGAACAAAACAAGACGGCAAAATCCTATTTGCATGACAGGGGAGTATCGCAAAACTCCATCGAGCGTTTTGGTATCGGGTATGTACCTGACGGAAGGTCAGTGATGCGTTTTCTGGATTCGGCATCGTTGCCGCGTCCCCAGGCTGCTGAGGCAGGGATCATTGCACAGGGAGAAGATGGAGGGTACTATGCCAGACTGGTTGAGCGTATTACCTTCCCTATCTTCTCGCCCAACGGGGCAGCGGTAGGATTTGGAGGACGTACTATTACAAACCACCCGGCCAAGTATATCAACTCTCCCCAGACAAAACTCTTTAATAAGTCCCGTCTGCTTTATGGCTATAATCTTGCAAAAGAGAGTATCTACAAAAATAAAAAGCTGATCGTCTGTGAGGGGTATCTGGATGTGGTGATGTTCCATCAGGCAGGTTTTACAGAAGCGGTTGCGACCCTTGGTACGGCATTGACACAGGAGCATTTACCGCTGCTTCGTAAAGGGGAGCCTAAGATCATTTTGGCATATGATGGGGACAAAGCAGGTGTATCTGCTGCACTGAAAGCGGCACAGATGCTTGCTTATGCAGGATTTGACGGTGGAGTTGTACTCTTCCCGGACGGACAGGATCCAGCTGATCTTATTGCGAAAGGGGAGAGTGAAACAGTTGCGAAACTGCTGCGTGAAGCCAAGTCGATCATTCCTTTTGTGCTTGAAAAGATCGCAGAGAGTTACGATCTGTACGATCCTCGAGCAAAAGAGACAGCATATGGCGCAATGAAGCAGTTCCTCTCCGGACTCAGCCAGATCATTAAAGATGCCTATATTCCGATGGCAGCGACTTTGATCGGGGTAGCTCCCGCCATGTTCGGTACCCAGACTCAGCCAAATCGTGCCAGAGAGAGTTTTTCTCAGCCAAAAAATGATGTCGCAAAGCTGAGTATCCTCAAGACCTTGCTGGAAAAACCGGAGCTGATCGACTTCGTGCTGGATGTGATTGACATAAAGATGTTCGGTACGTATGCTTCTCTTTTTGCCTCTGTAGTCAATGGTGAGAAAGAGCACCCTCAGTTGATGGGTCTATCTGTGGACGAAAGTATAAAGACCATGACCGAAAAAGAGTTGGAGAGGGCGTTGATACAATTTTTAAAGACATACTACGAAGAGAAGCTAAAGCGTATTCCAAAGGACACTACTATGCCTTCGTCCCAAAAGGTATATTGGATAAGAAAGATAAAAACCGATATCATACCAAGACTGAAACGGGGTGAACTGGTTGCCTCTGTTACAAACATATAG
- a CDS encoding DUF302 domain-containing protein, with amino-acid sequence MKYSNILGSVAFSALLLMGTTGCNSENDILAAEETVSPYQRVAVIPGTWDDVNAIATKIAQMTIYSDENQTLGYPTNWVIAGANLAGGETDDGLDDLLPIPAIGGKSRVIEFCNKAYATAAIETGRFHGSALPCEVSVHSDGTNVYVDMLDAEAIFNIFFTDAKDNFTDAENAEFAKLASAVKSELRGMVKAALEDDNGASGSAAVDYTESTLAMGPVFTQEKIDNEISLRNPYIVYKYTGTGTGEGGSFTLDDADTLAREIIAKLGTDTATADTNVPGVSQDSAWRSGRPDPISIPNVKVVEACSPKYAAKATALGNEYITALPCEITVYVDETDPTGQTLAISFLNPNFMFGTMFEGAVEKAYMEGTLSKADMIEYSTLADVVFADLRLIVDAAVQGSVLGLAVPQSL; translated from the coding sequence ATGAAATATTCAAACATACTAGGCTCAGTTGCATTCTCTGCACTTTTACTTATGGGAACCACCGGTTGCAATAGTGAAAATGACATACTTGCGGCAGAGGAAACGGTTTCACCGTATCAACGCGTGGCGGTTATCCCGGGCACATGGGATGATGTGAATGCAATAGCAACCAAAATTGCACAAATGACTATATACAGTGATGAAAACCAAACTCTCGGATATCCTACCAACTGGGTTATTGCCGGTGCAAACCTTGCTGGGGGAGAGACAGATGACGGACTGGATGACCTGCTGCCGATCCCTGCTATCGGAGGAAAAAGCCGTGTGATAGAGTTCTGTAACAAAGCCTATGCGACCGCAGCTATTGAAACAGGACGGTTCCATGGTTCTGCACTCCCATGTGAGGTTTCTGTTCACAGTGACGGTACAAATGTCTATGTCGATATGTTGGATGCTGAAGCGATCTTCAATATATTTTTTACAGATGCCAAAGACAACTTTACCGATGCGGAGAATGCTGAGTTTGCAAAACTTGCTTCTGCGGTAAAAAGCGAATTACGCGGAATGGTCAAGGCTGCTCTGGAAGATGACAACGGGGCAAGCGGATCGGCTGCAGTTGACTATACGGAGTCAACACTGGCAATGGGACCGGTATTCACACAAGAGAAGATCGATAATGAGATCTCACTGCGTAACCCGTATATTGTCTACAAGTATACCGGAACCGGCACAGGTGAAGGAGGCAGTTTTACACTGGATGATGCAGATACGCTAGCACGTGAGATCATTGCAAAACTGGGAACAGATACGGCAACGGCAGATACAAATGTGCCGGGAGTATCACAAGATTCGGCATGGAGATCGGGAAGACCGGATCCGATCTCTATACCAAATGTGAAAGTGGTTGAAGCCTGTTCCCCAAAATATGCAGCAAAAGCAACGGCCTTGGGCAATGAGTATATTACTGCACTGCCATGCGAAATTACGGTATATGTTGACGAAACAGATCCGACAGGCCAGACACTGGCTATCAGCTTTTTAAATCCCAATTTTATGTTTGGAACTATGTTTGAAGGCGCTGTGGAAAAAGCTTACATGGAGGGTACGCTCAGTAAAGCAGATATGATCGAGTACAGTACGCTTGCCGATGTTGTTTTTGCTGATTTGAGACTGATCGTGGATGCAGCTGTTCAGGGCAGTGTACTGGGATTGGCTGTTCCTCAGTCGCTTTAG
- the aroC gene encoding chorismate synthase, whose product MNTFGKRLTLTTFGESHGKAIGCIIDGVPAGLQIDEAFIQSELNRRKPGKSKLETGRKEDDKVEILSGVFEGVSTGTPIAMIIFNTNQKSKDYENVKNLFRPGHADFTYFHKYGLRDYRGGGRSSARETAARVAGGAIAKLMLRELGIEIQSGLCEVDGIKAESIDFEYAKNSKLYALDPNKEKIQEEAILTAKENHDSVGGVVLTTATGVPVGLGEPLYYKLDAVLADAMMGINAAKAVEIGDGVASTHLKGSENNDEITPEGFKSNHSGGMLGGISNGDSIIIKTHFKPTPSIFQEQDTVTTANEPVKCNLKGRHDPCVAIRGAVVCEAMMALVLADMTLLNMGRKMEHLRTLYSRSN is encoded by the coding sequence ATGAATACCTTTGGAAAGAGACTGACATTGACCACTTTTGGCGAGTCACATGGAAAAGCGATCGGGTGTATTATTGACGGTGTACCGGCAGGACTCCAGATCGATGAAGCATTTATACAATCCGAACTCAATCGACGCAAACCTGGCAAAAGCAAGCTTGAGACCGGGCGTAAAGAGGATGACAAAGTTGAGATACTCTCCGGAGTTTTTGAAGGTGTGAGTACAGGTACTCCCATTGCAATGATCATCTTCAACACCAATCAGAAGAGCAAAGATTATGAGAATGTCAAAAATCTTTTCCGCCCGGGACATGCAGATTTCACCTACTTTCACAAATACGGTCTGCGTGACTATCGCGGCGGCGGACGGAGCTCGGCAAGAGAAACAGCAGCACGTGTGGCCGGTGGTGCCATCGCCAAACTAATGCTGCGGGAACTGGGCATCGAGATCCAAAGCGGTCTGTGTGAAGTCGACGGTATCAAAGCAGAGAGCATAGACTTTGAATATGCTAAAAACTCAAAACTCTATGCCCTTGATCCAAACAAAGAAAAAATACAGGAGGAGGCAATACTGACTGCCAAAGAGAACCATGATTCCGTAGGCGGTGTGGTTTTGACAACAGCTACAGGTGTACCTGTCGGTCTTGGTGAGCCTCTCTATTATAAACTCGATGCTGTTCTTGCAGATGCTATGATGGGAATCAATGCAGCCAAAGCTGTGGAGATCGGTGACGGTGTGGCCAGTACACACCTTAAAGGCAGTGAGAACAACGACGAGATCACACCAGAAGGCTTCAAAAGCAACCACTCCGGCGGAATGCTTGGCGGTATCAGTAATGGAGATTCTATCATTATAAAGACCCACTTTAAACCAACTCCTTCCATTTTTCAGGAACAGGATACAGTCACTACTGCCAATGAACCGGTCAAGTGCAACCTTAAAGGACGCCATGACCCCTGTGTTGCCATTCGCGGTGCTGTCGTCTGTGAGGCAATGATGGCACTGGTTCTTGCAGACATGACTCTCCTGAACATGGGCAGGAAGATGGAGCACCTCAGAACTCTCTACTCCCGTTCAAACTAA
- a CDS encoding peptidylprolyl isomerase: MATASARHILVNDETFCHELKAKISSGEITFEEAARDHSLCPSGIKGGELGSFSQGQMVPEFDKVVFNDEVGVVHGPVKTQFGYHLLEITERS; this comes from the coding sequence ATGGCTACAGCAAGTGCAAGACATATTTTGGTAAACGATGAAACGTTCTGTCATGAACTTAAAGCAAAGATCAGCTCCGGAGAGATCACGTTTGAAGAAGCGGCAAGAGACCACTCTTTGTGTCCTTCTGGCATTAAAGGGGGAGAATTGGGCAGCTTCAGTCAGGGGCAAATGGTTCCTGAGTTTGACAAAGTGGTATTCAATGATGAGGTAGGTGTAGTTCACGGTCCGGTAAAAACCCAGTTTGGTTACCACCTTCTGGAAATAACAGAACGCTCATAA
- the rnc gene encoding ribonuclease III: MTDYSQLEKRLNYTFKDKQLIIEALTHKSYKKPYNNERLEFLGDAVLDLIVGEYLFNKFPNSNEGVLSKIRASLVNESGFTLLAKTIDLGEYIFLSSAEENNNGRHKPSLLSNAFEAVIGAVYLEAGLEKAKEISISLLEASHPKIDLDSLSKDYKTALQELTQASHGVTPQYELLGSSGPDHKKEFEIAVTLNNEIIAKAKGKSKKEAQQKAAQIALEALKA; encoded by the coding sequence ATGACAGACTACAGTCAACTGGAAAAACGACTGAACTATACATTTAAAGATAAGCAATTGATTATTGAGGCTTTAACACACAAAAGTTATAAAAAGCCTTACAATAATGAGCGGCTTGAGTTTTTGGGCGATGCCGTACTTGACCTTATTGTTGGGGAATACCTCTTCAACAAGTTCCCAAACTCCAATGAAGGGGTACTCTCAAAGATCCGTGCGTCACTGGTGAATGAAAGCGGCTTTACCCTTCTGGCAAAGACTATCGATCTGGGTGAGTACATCTTTCTCTCCTCGGCAGAAGAGAACAACAACGGACGTCACAAACCCTCCCTGCTCTCCAATGCCTTTGAAGCAGTTATCGGAGCTGTCTATCTGGAGGCTGGACTGGAAAAGGCAAAAGAGATCTCCATTTCCCTTCTGGAGGCATCACATCCGAAGATAGACCTGGACTCACTCTCCAAGGATTACAAAACCGCCCTTCAGGAACTGACACAGGCATCCCATGGTGTCACCCCGCAATATGAACTTCTGGGTTCTTCCGGCCCTGATCACAAAAAAGAGTTTGAGATCGCTGTGACACTCAATAATGAGATCATCGCCAAGGCAAAAGGAAAAAGCAAAAAAGAGGCACAGCAGAAAGCTGCACAGATCGCATTGGAGGCACTGAAAGCATGA
- a CDS encoding ribonuclease HII — protein sequence MNREFQKRLCGIDEAGRGPLAGPLVMAGVILTLPIDGLMDSKKLTEKKREALFPLILENSDYHIVTFSAKQIDTMGISKCLQSGLLSIQEHLPGVAYLFDGNSSFGVVNIETMIKADTKVPEVSAASILAKVTRDREMVEMGRRYPQYGFEKHKGYATKAHYEALLKHNRCAIHRKTFRVRGLDEPALF from the coding sequence ATGAATAGAGAGTTTCAAAAACGGCTATGCGGCATAGATGAAGCAGGCAGGGGACCTTTGGCCGGTCCGCTTGTCATGGCTGGGGTGATCCTTACTCTCCCGATTGACGGGCTGATGGACTCCAAAAAGTTGACAGAAAAGAAGCGTGAAGCCCTTTTCCCATTGATCCTTGAGAATTCCGACTATCATATTGTTACATTTTCAGCCAAGCAGATAGATACAATGGGTATTTCAAAATGTCTTCAAAGCGGACTGCTTTCCATTCAAGAACACCTGCCGGGTGTTGCGTACCTGTTTGACGGCAACAGCTCCTTCGGTGTTGTGAATATTGAAACCATGATCAAGGCAGATACGAAGGTTCCAGAAGTAAGTGCTGCAAGTATTTTGGCAAAGGTGACACGGGACAGGGAGATGGTGGAGATGGGCAGGCGCTATCCACAGTATGGCTTTGAAAAGCATAAAGGATATGCGACAAAAGCCCATTATGAGGCGCTGCTGAAGCATAACCGGTGTGCGATCCACAGAAAGACCTTTCGGGTCAGAGGTTTGGACGAACCGGCTCTTTTTTAA
- a CDS encoding tetratricopeptide repeat protein → MEHILPTYNDPLFSILLIIVISLIIAVATYAWGVYKQQKEAGNLLKFLDKFDSAECALDTASMPFEEHMFKPLTLLAKAFENSGEYHKAISIYLYLIKNIPNELAKTELMERLGTTYLHAGFLERARTIYVEILRKKPRNKKVLYELGVVYEIMQQYDKAKEVIEPLEVLGEDTHTLQKFLEFSQLMANRSIAAEKKLFSLQELLNEEPGLYRQIIAAMLQLDTRIAWKNIDTSRIREILDILWFLPNSQLDLDIISNNTQLGTLYYAKGYLQKPMAQSGIFSLDMLAKAKENGFEEGDLQFSYLCKKCKQSFPVSFKRCPNCMAINSVEVEEQIAKASTQTDYSLL, encoded by the coding sequence ATGGAGCATATCCTCCCTACCTACAACGATCCGCTTTTCAGTATTCTGCTTATTATTGTTATCAGCCTTATTATTGCTGTAGCTACCTATGCATGGGGAGTCTATAAACAGCAAAAAGAAGCCGGAAACCTGCTGAAGTTCCTGGACAAGTTTGACAGTGCAGAGTGTGCACTCGATACAGCTTCCATGCCTTTTGAAGAGCATATGTTCAAGCCCCTTACACTGCTTGCAAAAGCGTTCGAGAACTCAGGGGAGTATCATAAAGCGATCAGTATCTATCTCTATCTGATCAAAAACATACCCAATGAACTGGCGAAAACAGAATTAATGGAACGGCTGGGCACAACCTACCTGCATGCCGGCTTTCTGGAGCGTGCAAGAACTATCTATGTCGAGATACTGCGCAAAAAACCCCGCAATAAAAAAGTACTTTATGAGTTGGGGGTCGTTTATGAGATAATGCAGCAGTATGATAAGGCAAAAGAGGTTATAGAACCACTTGAAGTGCTTGGAGAGGACACCCATACACTCCAAAAATTTCTTGAGTTCTCCCAATTGATGGCCAACCGCTCCATAGCTGCAGAAAAGAAGCTCTTCTCACTGCAGGAACTGCTGAACGAAGAACCTGGTCTCTATCGTCAGATCATCGCTGCAATGCTTCAGCTGGATACGCGTATTGCCTGGAAAAATATTGATACTTCACGTATTAGAGAGATACTTGATATCCTCTGGTTCTTACCCAATTCACAACTCGATTTGGATATAATCTCAAACAATACACAACTGGGTACACTCTATTATGCAAAGGGGTATCTGCAAAAACCGATGGCCCAAAGCGGTATTTTCTCTCTGGATATGCTGGCAAAAGCCAAAGAGAACGGTTTTGAAGAGGGAGATCTGCAGTTCTCCTATCTGTGTAAAAAATGTAAACAGAGTTTTCCTGTTTCGTTCAAACGGTGTCCAAACTGTATGGCGATCAACTCTGTAGAAGTCGAGGAACAGATTGCAAAAGCAAGTACGCAAACAGATTACTCTCTACTCTGA
- the nfo gene encoding deoxyribonuclease IV, with protein MKFVGAHVSASGGVENAPLNAMKIGAKAFALFTKNQRQWVAKPLESKSIDAFQKNLELSGILPKHVLPHDSYLINLGHPEADKLEKSRNAFIDELERCRILGLDKLNFHPGSHLVKIPKKDPLYEEKMMEAELHCLDVIAESMNRAIDATANSNVKLIIENTAGQGSNLGYRFEHLAHLIDKVEDKSRVGVCLDTCHTFTAGYDLRTKEAYDETMEAFDRIVGAEYLMGMHINDSKPPLGSRVDRHHSLGLGEIGWDAFRFIMNDTRMDDIPLILETINEEIWAEEIKALYALTES; from the coding sequence ATGAAATTTGTCGGAGCACACGTCAGTGCCAGTGGCGGAGTAGAAAATGCACCGCTTAATGCTATGAAGATAGGTGCAAAAGCTTTTGCACTTTTTACCAAGAATCAGCGTCAATGGGTGGCTAAACCGTTGGAGTCCAAGAGTATTGATGCTTTTCAGAAAAATCTTGAACTCTCCGGGATATTGCCAAAACATGTACTTCCCCACGACTCCTATCTGATCAACCTGGGACATCCCGAAGCAGACAAGCTGGAAAAATCGCGCAATGCGTTCATTGATGAGCTGGAACGTTGTCGTATTTTAGGGTTGGACAAGCTTAATTTTCATCCCGGGTCACACTTGGTAAAGATTCCCAAAAAAGATCCTTTGTATGAAGAGAAGATGATGGAGGCGGAACTGCATTGTCTGGATGTGATTGCCGAGTCGATGAACCGTGCCATCGATGCGACAGCAAATTCCAATGTCAAACTGATTATCGAGAATACGGCAGGACAGGGAAGCAACCTCGGTTACAGATTCGAGCATTTGGCACACTTGATCGACAAGGTTGAAGACAAAAGCCGCGTAGGTGTCTGTCTTGACACCTGTCACACCTTCACTGCAGGTTACGATTTGCGTACAAAAGAAGCCTATGATGAGACAATGGAGGCATTTGACCGTATTGTCGGAGCTGAATATCTGATGGGTATGCACATTAATGACTCCAAACCGCCGCTTGGTTCCAGGGTTGACAGGCATCACTCTCTGGGCTTGGGAGAGATAGGCTGGGATGCCTTCAGGTTCATTATGAATGATACACGTATGGATGATATCCCATTGATCCTTGAGACGATCAATGAGGAAATCTGGGCAGAGGAGATCAAAGCACTGTATGCATTGACAGAGAGCTGA
- a CDS encoding lipase family protein, translating to MMKYSMTKALLAMSVVFFVGCGGGSLEQPANETVVGGEVVVDLDGETIKQSLLQAGTPGVDASTTVYGYKAYKIPYKTTDEEGNIVDVSGLMVVPTGVPEAMTAAGFSLVSDSHGTIFANWEAPTEIASLTNAPDGAPVILTSLAAFVTLQADYIGFGDSVDHYHPFVLKKSLANATVDFIKAAKEFASNNNIPLNGQLFLTGYSEGGYASVAALEKIENEGELQVTVAAPMAGPYIMDGLAAQVLSLDTLSVPSFMADVAYAYTKAYGQEITSVLNEPYASKLDGLFDGTKTRLEIDPELTTVTTGPDGLFTESFVSGFFSGNWFTLAANENNVHTWGPSTPVKLLHCKGDDVIPYDISVYTQQTMVGYGAQSVELIPVEDTLGLGTTVGHAECALLAYGIAANIFAQTRQATIGY from the coding sequence ATGATGAAATACAGTATGACAAAAGCTCTATTGGCAATGTCGGTTGTTTTTTTCGTAGGGTGCGGCGGAGGCAGTCTGGAGCAACCTGCAAACGAAACAGTGGTCGGAGGTGAAGTTGTTGTTGATCTTGATGGAGAGACGATCAAGCAGAGTTTACTGCAGGCAGGGACACCGGGAGTAGATGCCTCTACAACCGTTTATGGGTACAAAGCCTATAAAATTCCCTATAAAACAACGGATGAAGAGGGGAATATTGTTGATGTATCCGGTTTGATGGTTGTTCCAACAGGTGTACCGGAAGCTATGACCGCAGCAGGTTTCTCTCTTGTCAGTGATTCTCATGGTACTATTTTTGCCAACTGGGAGGCACCGACAGAAATTGCATCGCTGACCAACGCTCCAGACGGAGCCCCTGTTATTCTGACATCACTGGCAGCATTTGTAACGCTCCAGGCGGACTATATAGGGTTTGGTGATTCGGTCGACCATTATCATCCGTTTGTTCTGAAAAAGTCCTTGGCTAATGCAACAGTTGACTTTATCAAGGCGGCAAAAGAGTTTGCATCCAACAACAATATTCCTTTGAACGGGCAACTCTTTTTAACGGGATACAGTGAGGGCGGGTATGCATCCGTGGCTGCGTTGGAAAAGATTGAAAATGAGGGTGAGTTGCAAGTGACAGTTGCCGCGCCGATGGCTGGTCCGTATATTATGGATGGTCTGGCCGCTCAGGTTTTGTCTCTCGATACACTGAGTGTTCCCTCTTTTATGGCAGATGTTGCATATGCATATACAAAAGCCTATGGACAAGAGATCACTTCTGTACTCAATGAACCTTATGCCTCCAAACTCGATGGACTGTTCGACGGGACAAAAACACGTTTGGAGATTGATCCGGAGTTGACAACGGTAACTACAGGACCTGACGGTCTTTTTACGGAAAGCTTTGTTAGCGGATTTTTTTCCGGAAACTGGTTTACACTGGCTGCGAACGAAAACAATGTACATACCTGGGGACCAAGTACACCTGTAAAGTTGCTGCACTGTAAAGGTGATGATGTAATTCCTTATGATATTTCTGTATATACACAGCAGACTATGGTCGGATACGGCGCACAAAGTGTTGAGCTTATTCCTGTCGAGGATACACTGGGACTGGGTACTACGGTAGGTCATGCTGAGTGTGCGCTTCTTGCCTATGGTATAGCGGCAAATATTTTTGCTCAAACACGTCAGGCAACAATAGGATATTAG
- a CDS encoding YdgA family protein: protein MKKAGIVIFGLIAAALIYFLSLGHDELTIQAKKQLNQELTILQHNGFVIENRKNSGKKEHFIIRFDDPPKIASYFTAQGTPTTPEEIALLKGMKIGADVFYMKDIYSALSIDLYPVKLPDGILETAENEEEKALFSQIQKIFDNKKLLIHIDINKNLSGFQGYVQDIDETMTGKREVRIKIKGLSFTGKMDQERITQLDQKLKVLGIMDNNGTEITLQNMVSHHQMTGTTIHDVDALYEVEHIHMRQTDTFSSEIREVSVKSSQKFINGLLQSHIKTTVKVLEAKAKARVFSLNDLHGDVSIENIDIDALDKLQKSDIETETYKKQLRLLLSKGITLTVNNFSIQKIVENGKKLGGVLVNSSFKFDPNIDISQLDKNPLILLNALDSHTKIVVSNEILSVIGEDPRAMMLMMLIPPKEENGGKSYTLIMRNGKTTVNGISF, encoded by the coding sequence ATGAAAAAAGCCGGCATAGTGATTTTCGGTCTTATTGCCGCAGCACTCATCTACTTCCTGAGTCTGGGACATGATGAACTCACTATACAGGCCAAAAAACAACTCAACCAGGAATTGACCATATTGCAACATAACGGTTTTGTCATAGAAAACCGCAAGAATAGTGGCAAAAAAGAGCATTTCATTATCCGTTTCGATGATCCTCCCAAGATCGCATCTTACTTTACTGCACAGGGAACCCCGACAACACCTGAAGAGATCGCACTACTTAAAGGAATGAAGATCGGTGCGGATGTTTTCTATATGAAAGATATATACAGTGCACTTTCCATTGATCTCTATCCTGTAAAACTGCCTGACGGGATTCTTGAGACTGCAGAGAATGAAGAGGAAAAAGCGCTCTTCTCCCAGATACAGAAAATATTTGACAACAAAAAACTTCTTATCCATATCGATATCAATAAAAACCTTTCCGGCTTTCAGGGCTATGTGCAGGATATTGATGAGACCATGACAGGAAAAAGGGAAGTAAGGATCAAAATCAAAGGCCTTTCCTTTACCGGAAAAATGGATCAGGAGCGTATCACACAATTGGACCAAAAGCTGAAAGTACTGGGTATCATGGATAACAACGGCACAGAGATCACACTTCAAAACATGGTATCCCACCATCAAATGACCGGTACAACGATTCATGATGTAGATGCTCTCTACGAAGTAGAACATATTCATATGAGACAAACTGATACCTTCTCCTCAGAGATCAGAGAAGTATCGGTAAAGAGTTCCCAAAAGTTTATAAACGGTCTTTTACAAAGCCATATTAAAACAACTGTAAAAGTATTGGAGGCCAAAGCCAAAGCCAGAGTCTTTTCTCTGAACGATCTTCACGGGGATGTAAGTATAGAGAATATTGATATAGATGCCCTCGATAAACTGCAAAAGAGCGATATAGAGACAGAGACTTACAAAAAGCAGCTCAGATTGCTGCTTTCAAAAGGTATCACTCTCACTGTCAACAACTTTTCCATTCAGAAGATCGTTGAAAATGGTAAAAAGCTAGGAGGAGTTTTAGTGAACTCTTCTTTCAAGTTTGACCCGAATATCGATATTTCCCAGCTGGACAAGAACCCGCTTATACTTCTCAATGCGCTTGACAGCCATACAAAAATAGTCGTTTCAAATGAGATCCTCTCTGTTATCGGAGAGGATCCAAGAGCTATGATGCTGATGATGCTTATCCCTCCCAAAGAAGAGAATGGAGGAAAAAGCTATACGCTCATTATGAGAAACGGGAAAACGACTGTAAACGGTATCTCTTTCTAA